Genomic window (Rosa chinensis cultivar Old Blush chromosome 6, RchiOBHm-V2, whole genome shotgun sequence):
atcgactacgatgagacatattctctcgtaatggatgtcagtgcactctactaccctgtcagtttggtagtttctgaataactgaacatgctgcttacaaatgtggtcactacgtatctctatagggatctagatatggaatatacatgaaaattcatagtgaacttcatttacccaagtcaagtggctctagaccagggagcgcgtttacaataaagttgaaacgctcactaaagtgactacttgattgagaagggatatgctcgcgcgttttcataacaagttccagattctatcgcggttcatgttggacatgatcttcattagaagcccttaaagagttcaggaaaaccgctaaacacttgaaatccgattttaagatgaaggattatgggagaacacgattatgtctcagtttggaacttgagcatcatgttgatagatTCTTAGGCATTTTGGCAAGGTCAAGCTTTCAAACACCCCCGTGATAGTCCAtacgtagtcttgatcctgaaaaggatcctcttcgttcgaaggatgatgacaaagatgcgCTAGAGGCagaaatgccctagttaagtacaataggcgcattattgtacttagctcaatgcaaaaaaccggacatctcatttgcagtgaacttgttagctaggatATAattttgcgccaacgcgacaccattagattggtgtaaaagatatcttttgatacttgagatatacgattgatatggacttgttctatccctacagagagataatggattcagacccatcacacactaggaacgccgccaacactggcctgcgtccattatcctcatcccaaaacgacatgtgttttggaaggttttgttgatattgggtatctctcttacccatacaaaggtcattcccaaactggttaagtgttcaccatgggtaaagaccatgatatcttggaggtctacagaacagaccctagttgctatatcttcaaacaatgcagagatcattgctcttcatgaagtggttggtgaatgtatatggattggatccataattatgcatgttcgaaaaattatggtttgaagtctaccacagatgagcctacgagcatttaggataatgctgcttgttttgaacaaatgaagcaaggctacatcaaaggcgacaacatcaaggataatcagcaacaacagactctcctcaagatcaaagtgaactaggttcgatctgaggatagtgtggcagacttgctctctaagtcattgcctaaattccactttcgagaaacatgttggtagcatcgtttgcggaagttatccgaactctcatgaccgttgtcattaaggagagatgtctacatgtatggtattgaaacgtgaaaggtgtgttgtgctctttttccctttcgaccgaggttatttttgtctcatatggtttttgttactcggcaaggtttttaatgaggcagcgagaggagcaccacatttgagcgacacaagggggagtgttcaagtaaatccagaatatgtgtctagcccaaactcgagattaggcctcatcatgggccgggctagggccagccctaccctaaaatttagggcttAGAGTAGGGCCGGGCCGGaccttgaccaagtcaacaaaaattagggtcgggccgggccgggccgaggCCTCAAAATGcaaacccttacccgcccctTAAGGCCCATTCCGCAAGGGCCAAAAGGGCCGGGCCGAGCTTTTGTCTAACTCACATAAAACCAAATTCTGTCAACtattaaaccaaaaaaaaaaaaaaaaacacattcacCGAACACATTTTAGAACCTGATTTCATAAcctgagttaattacaaatccCACATAAAAAGTTTGAAACTCACATTCTGACTGATTAATTGCACTTGGGCACTAAGGCtacaaaaactacaaaaattaaTTTGATACAAGAACTGATCAAGTCCTCATCAATTCTGTAATTCAACACTTCCAAAGCTTTGCACAATCAAGTCTTCACCAAACACAGAACCtgcacaaaaacatataaataatTTAGAAATTAGACATATTTcagttcacaaaaaaaaaacacaaacaaaacatacCAACAggacacacatatatatatatatatatatatatatacatattcaaTGATTTAACAGAGACTGAAAATAAAGCACAGCAGTCGCAAACCCTTCAAAAAAACCAGAATTTGAAGACAAACAAAACATACCAGAGTCAATTACTCAAAGTCTCAAATACTCAATAGTCAACACATAACATCACCGACATCAACAAGTGTATGACTAAACGGGAATGAGATTATACCTCACCAAGTGGATAGGTGTTGACCACCGACGACGTCACCATTTTTATAGCTCTAAGGAGATCACCGATCTCTGTTTTCGCTCTGAGAATTATTGATCAAGGAAGAACTGtgagtttgagagagagagagagagagagattcaaacccaaaacaaacaaaaatcggGAACGAGGTCCTCAGTCCTCACCTTAGGCATCGGCGGTGGATGCATGCCAAAAACCAGAAACGAAGTCACACCTTGTGCGTCAACGTTGCCTACTCCACAGTCCACTACCTCAGCTCGCGTCAGAATCTCGCGTCGCAATAATTCTCACAGCCTTACCCACGGATCTATTCTCACAGCCTCAGCTCACCCACCCACAGATCTATTCTCACAGCCAAGGATCTATTCTCATAGCCTCAGCTCGCGTCGCAATCTCGCATCGCCTACTCCGTCTACTCCTCCTCGATCTTCAATCCGACTCGTCGCAAGCGTACCAGAACAATCTCTACGGCTCTACGCGGTCTACCAGTCTCTGCTGGTCCAAAATCGCCGGAGGTGGTGGCTGAGAGAGAGGCGGTCTGGACTCTAAAGGAAGAGACGGGTGTTTGAGTCTGAGACAGAGAGAGGCGGCCTTTGAGAGAGACTCGATAGTGGGATGAGTGATGAGTGATGACGCTGTCTAGGTTTTGCTTTTGCCGGTTTGCCCTATTGCTCGATAGTAGCCTACTTGAGTTGGACTTGGTCACTTGGACAGTTGGGCTTCGCCTTTGGGCCTTAAACACACAGACTCAATTTAAGAGACCAATTTTGTAATATGACAAATTCAAACAATTCTTCAAAACTTCTATAGTTTTTCACACATGTAAtattgtaatagaaaataaaaaaatataatattaaaTTTTAGGGCCCGGTTagggccgggccgtagggtagggccgggtttCATTTGTATGACCCATACCCTACTCTAATTTAAAAAGGGTAGGGCCGacccgccctaatggaagggccgggccgggcgggctttggGCCcgagggccatatgatgaggcctactcgaggttacttgctctagttgaaatatggtttatattagagatattctcggagaatcttaggagatatccaatcaatgtacgattatgtttctatgtacaactctatctctatgtttgtaatcctctatataaagagactcatattatcaatgaaaacacgattcaattctctcctaattcagtttttcttaaaCAAAAACATATTATTTAGTATCATTGTATCACCAAAAAgtcttttgattttttatttttattatttgagCAGCATCAAGTAAAGTAGTCTCTGCTTCAACAGCCAAATAAATAgtaaatggaaagaaaaaaataagtagGACTTGTTTaaccttgaagccttgaacTAATTGTGATATTTGTGTGCACGTCATCAATACCATCAGCTTTAAACCCATTAACATTTCAGCTGAAAAATCCAAAAGATTTCCGGGCAATTGCAAATTTCTCTTGTTTAAATGAATTGGGTATTTGGGCATGTAGCCTTTCACCATTATACATACCCAACACTAAAAGCAATTAAGAACCTAAAATACTCTATAGAAGGCTAATACAACGTAGTTTATTTATTtgggtaaattcctcctatgaTACCTaaggtattgctacttggacagtttgatacctgatgtattaaaggggacagtttggaacctgaagttagactctgtttgacactttggtacttctgttaaatgtaaggataaaattgacatttaaaatatctgtaaaaacataataaaaaaacatgagtttgtgggttgattgccgttcttcataattttataggtatgaattaatgcttatgagttatgttgaaggtgaaatgttcgaattttatgtttaataaatataataatcatttttttgtactattctctatgaatccactgatttttcctccaaaatttggatttttcctcctcttcataaacacaatgcgataatattatttggtattattttaggtcttcatcattttgtgggtcatttaggagaaaataaaaatgaattaatatttttgggttatgttaaagttgacataattgaattttatgtttaaaaaaatttagttgtacGAGACTAGTTTCAATGGAGTAGTCTCAGGGGTGTTCACTATATGATTACTATATTTCTTGaacataaaattcgaatatttcaccttcaacataacctATAAGCATTAATTtatacctataaaattatgaagaaaatcaacccacaaactcatatttttttattatgtttttatacatatattttaaatgtcaattttatccttacatttaacagaaaaattaacagaagtaccaaagtgtcaaacggagtctaacttcaagtactaaactgtcccctttaatacatcaggtatcaaactgtccaaatagcaatacctcaggtaccataggaggaatttaccctaTTTATTTTTCATGCCGAAAAGTACTTTACATCGGACTCGCATACTGCTTTCATGTTCCTAGCTAGAGTGATCTGCTTACATTTTTCATGATCTGCACTCTTTTATAATGTAAATGACAACAGCACCTAATAATATCAAACCTATAATACTTCCCACAATAATAGCCACTACCATCTCTGCTGGATAATTCCCAGAGCCTGCACCGACTTTACGCGAATATGGCACACCATTGGCATTGGCATTCGAGGAGTTTGTAGACTTGTAGCTAATGGAGCACTTGTAGAGATAAATCTGCCCCGTAACGGAATCGCCACACTCGGTCTTGGCCTTCTGAGAAGCACTTTGCAGGCAAGCCACACAATCCTGGTTCACTAAGGTACCTTCGCATTGTCCTGAAATATTCACTGTGTCATAGCCACCGGTGTAGAAGCCACCAACTCCACCAGTACTATTCTTGACATCGTTTTCCAATATGCCGAAAGCCGTGTCCCTTTTCTCCCCAAGCCCAGCAGCCCTTGCTTGATTAACTTCACAACGTTTGAAAAGAAATTCTGTTGCATCAAATGGCTTTGAGTCAGCAATCTCATAACGTAAGTAGCACCCGCGGAGCTGGACTCGGACTGCTACATTGGTTTCTCCACAGAGTTGGCTGACTAAAGGTGGAATCTTTCTTATGCAGGTGTTGCACTCGGCGGGGGAGAGGTCTCCGCGGCACTGGTACAGACCGTTAATGCCGTTAGTGCCATCGCCAGAGGTGGCTGTGGCTGCCAAGAAAGTCTCTAGTGAAGAGTTTGAGACCAACGAGTTCATGAGGGGTTTGAGGTTTTCCGGGTAGACATTGTTTGGGAACATTTGTTTTGAACACCCATTGAAAACCAAGGATGTATAATCATCCGAAGCAGTGCCCATAGCGAGGGGGAGGGAAGTGAAAAGGAATGTGCAGATAAGTAGATGACACCAAAGAAATAGCAATGGCTTGATTTTGGTGGGCAAACTCATCTTTGAGAAACGTCGGACAAATTGTACTAACATTGTTGGATTGAGTATGTAATAGTCTTACCAAACCGATATTGATTGAAGAAGTTAATTACAGATATCTAACAACATAGCGGCCTATTTATACACTTTCCGATAATGTAATAAACCTTAAAACAATAGGAATACTAACTTTCCTAATACTAAGTGGAAACACGGGGCAAGTTAACTGGACTTGCCAAATTTATGCATTTTTCCAACACTTCTGACATTTGTACTTTTTGGGCTGGTTCTTCACATCTTAAAGTAAACCTTTAATCTGCAAGCGCAAGGAAAGAAATCTAAACCAAACTAGGAATATGTAAATTCCTCAAAGACATAGGAAAAGGTTCTCTACTTTCCTTCTACGCGGTGGAAATGGGATTTAGCTAAAAATAACCATTCTTAGGTGGATTGTGTATCCTAATCAATATTTGAAAACGTTAAGGCGTATccgagggttttttttttcctttctgggCGTACGCTTCTGACGCCTTGAGCTGTGCCTTTTGCGCTTTTGGTGCCTTGACCAACGTCTTTGGCGCCTGATCGCCTCGGCAGCAAAACACACTCAGTTTCAATAGCACCCCACGCCCTAAGGCGCGCTTTTTGATTAATTGATGCTGAAAATACCAAACAGAACAATATTGTACTATAATCAATAGAATTGCTTAACAATGAAATCACTATATCAAGGAGGACACAGAAA
Coding sequences:
- the LOC112171720 gene encoding plasmodesmata-located protein 1 encodes the protein MGTASDDYTSLVFNGCSKQMFPNNVYPENLKPLMNSLVSNSSLETFLAATATSGDGTNGINGLYQCRGDLSPAECNTCIRKIPPLVSQLCGETNVAVRVQLRGCYLRYEIADSKPFDATEFLFKRCEVNQARAAGLGEKRDTAFGILENDVKNSTGGVGGFYTGGYDTVNISGQCEGTLVNQDCVACLQSASQKAKTECGDSVTGQIYLYKCSISYKSTNSSNANANGVPYSRKVGAGSGNYPAEMVVAIIVGSIIGLILLGAVVIYIIKECRS